The following proteins are co-located in the Ictalurus punctatus breed USDA103 chromosome 14, Coco_2.0, whole genome shotgun sequence genome:
- the LOC108274837 gene encoding uncharacterized protein LOC108274837 isoform X2 produces the protein MERAACTSGKAPSVLKGEHSLFYIYTALSKPLNLPGIYEFIAMGMLNDQVIDYYDSETQAKVPKQDWMREKMPQHYWEKGTQSRKSKEQWFKVNMDILMGRMGHNKSDLHVLQWRHGCVVDEDTDGNIKFVSGVDEYSYDGTEFLSFDEENSRWIAPVPAAVPTKRKWDDVPILNQYTKAYLEKECVDWLTKFMEYGKETLRNKSLPGVHVFVKKTLTSSSKLTLTCLVTDFYPRGVEVRVRKFQQSLPEHLVTSSGIRPNGDGTYQLRKSVEIMEDEQAQYDCFVTHSSINESIVMKLGEHSLFYIYTALSKPLNLPGIYEFIAMGMLNDQVIDYYDSETQAKVPKQDWMREKMPQHYWEKGTQSRKSKEQWFKVNMDILMERMGHNNSDLHVLQWRHGCVVDEDTDGNIKFVSGVDEYSYDGTEFLSFDEKNSRWIAPVPAAEPTKRKWDDVPILNLYTKGYLEKECVDWLKKFMEYGKETLRNKSLPGVHVFVKKTLTSSSKLTLTCLVTDFYPRGVEVRVRKFQKSLPEHLVTSSGIRPNGDGTYQLRKSVEIMEDEQAQYDCFVTHSSISESIVMKLDTRLKPEDLRAVIL, from the exons ATGGAacgggcagcttgcacatctggaaaggcaccatcagtgctgaaag GTGAGCACTCTCTGTTTTACATCTACACGGCCCTCTCTAAACCTCTCAATCTGCCTGGGATCTATGAGTTCATTGCTATGGGAATGCTCAATGATCAAGTTATCGACTACTATGACAGCGAGACTCAGGCTAAGGTTCCTAAACAGGACTGGATGAGAGAGAAGATGCCACAGCATTACTGGGAGAAAGGCACTCAGTCCCGCAAGAGCAAAGAGCAATGGTTTAAGGTCAACATGGACATCCTGATGGGACGTATGGGACACAATAAATCTG ACCTTCATGTTCTTCAATGGAGACATGGCTGTGTGGTTGATGAAGACACAGATGGGAATATTAAATTTGTGAGTGGAGTTGATGAGTACAGCTACGATGGCACTGAGTTCCTCTCCTTCGATGAGGAAAACTCGAGGTGGATTGCTCCAGTCCCAGCTGCTGTGCCGACCAAAAGGAAATGGGATGATGTGCCCATCCTTAACCAGTACACCAAGGCCTATCTGGAGAAAGAGTGTGTGGACTGGCTCACCAAGTTCATGGAGTATGGAAAAGAAACATTGAGAAATAAGT CTCTACCAGGTGTGCATGTATTTGTGAAGAAAACATTGACTAGCTCCAGCAAGTTGACCCTGACCTGCCTGGTCACAGACTTCTACCCTCGAGGTGTCGAGGTGCGAGTGAGGAAGTTCCAACAGTCCCTACCTGAACATCTGGTAACTTCCTCAGGAATAAGACCCAATGGTGACGGCACCTACCAGCTGAGGAAGAGTGTGGAGATCATGGAGGATGAACAAGCACAGTACGATTGCTTTGTGACCCACAGCTCCATCAATGAATCAATAGTTATGAAATTGG GTGAGCACTCTCTGTTTTACATCTACACGGCCCTCTCTAAACCTCTCAATCTGCCTGGGATCTATGAGTTCATTGCTATGGGAATGCTCAATGATCAAGTTATCGACTACTATGACAGCGAGACTCAGGCTAAGGTTCCTAAACAGGACTGGATGAGAGAGAAGATGCCACAGCATTACTGGGAGAAAGGCACTCAGTCCCGCAAGAGCAAAGAGCAGTGGTTTAAGGTCAACATGGACATCCTGATGGAACGTATGGGACACAATAATTCTG ACCTTCATGTTCTTCAATGGAGACATGGCTGTGTGGTTGATGAAGACACAGATGGGAATATTAAATTTGTGAGTGGAGTTGATGAGTACAGCTACGATGGCACTGAGTTCCTCTCCTTCGATGAGAAAAACTCGAGGTGGATTGCTCCAGTCCCAGCTGCTGAGCCGACCAAAAGGAAATGGGATGATGTTCCCATCCTTAACCTGTACACCAAGGGCTATCTGGAGAAAGAGTGTGTGGACTGGCTCAAAAAGTTCATGGAGTATGGAAAAGAAACATTGAGAAATAAGT CTCTACCAGGTGTGCATGTATTTGTGAAGAAAACATTGACTAGCTCCAGCAAGTTGACCCTGACCTGCCTGGTCACAGACTTCTACCCTCGAGGTGTCGAGGTGCGAGTGAGGAAGTTCCAAAAGTCCCTACCTGAACATCTGGTAACTTCCTCAGGAATAAGACCCAATGGTGACGGCACCTACCAGCTGAGGAAGAGTGTGGAGATCATGGAGGATGAACAAGCACAGTACGATTGCTTTGTGACCCACAGCTCCATCAGTGAATCAATAGTTATGAAATTGG ATACACGTCTAAAACCTGAGGATCTGAGAGCTGTTATTTTGTGA
- the LOC108274817 gene encoding major histocompatibility complex class I-related gene protein, which translates to MRMKMMKMMKVMTVVSVFVALGALAPALGGQHSLYYTYTALSNPMKLPGIYEFTALGMLDDRELDYYTSETQSKVPKQHWMREKMPQDYWEKGTQSRKSKEQWFKVNVDILMERMGHNKTELHVLQWRHGCEVETTGGKIKFVSGVDEYSYDGTEFLSFDEENSRWIAPVPAAEPTKRKWDEVPILNQYTKGYLEKECVDWLEKFMDYGKEELRKHSPPDVHLFAKKSVTDPSKLTLTCLATGFYPPDIEMRLRKLRTSLPEHLVTSSGVRPNGDGSYQLRKSVDIVEDDKALYDCYVNHETLREPIIIPDGKGIPCPDCTAPSTQSCIIGGVVGVLLTLAVVAGIIFFLRRKGIISSGCNDGSPANSTVHVPLAAPATVSAAVSATQGHSDTGSDSKGAKDSDSTRDSGKGSGSGSSDSSQENIDETSKMI; encoded by the exons atgaggatgaagatgatgaagatgatgaaggtgatgactgtagtgagtgtgtttgtggcCCTCGGTGCGCTCGCGCCTGCTCTGGGAG GCCAGCACTCTCTGTACTACACCTACACGGCTCTGTCCAACCCGATGAAACTTCCCGGAATCTATGAGTTCACTGCACTGGGAATGCTCGATGACCGAGAACTCGACTACTACACCAGCGAGACTCAGTCTAAGGTTCCTAAACAGCACTGGATGAGAGAGAAGATGCCACAGGATTACTGGGAGAAAGGCACTCAGTCCCGCAAGAGCAAAGAGCAGTGGTTTAAGGTCAACGTGGACATCCTGATGGAACGTATGGGACACAATAAGACTG AGCTTCATGTTCTTCAGTGGAGACATGGCTGTGAGGTTGAAACTACAGGTGGAAAAATTAAATTTGTGAGTGGAGTTGATGAGTACAGCTACGATGGCACTGAGTTCCTCTCCTTCGATGAGGAAAACTCGAGGTGGATTGCTCCAGTCCCAGCTGCTGAGCCGACCAAAAGGAAATGGGATGAAGTTCCCATCCTTAACCAGTACACCAAGGGCTATCTGGAGAAAGAGTGTGTGGACTGGCTTGAAAAGTTCATGGATTATGGAAAAGAAGAATTGAGAAAACATT CTCCACCAGATGTACATCTGTTTGCAAAGAAATCAGTAACTGACCCCAGCAAGTTGACCCTGACCTGCCTGGCCACGGGATTCTACCCTCCAGATATCGAGATGCGTTTGAGGAAACTCAGAACTTCTCTACCTGAACATCTGGTAACATCCTCAGGAGTCAGACCCAATGGTGACGGCTCCTACCAGCTGAGGAAGAGTGTGGACATTGTGGAGGATGACAAAGCACTGTATGATTGTTATGTGAACCACGAAACCCTCCGGGAACCAATAATTATTCCTGATGGCAAAG GTATTCCGTGCCCAGACTGTACTGCACCAAGCACTCAGAGCTGTATCATCGGTGGAGTGGTCGGAGTTCTGCTCACACTGGCTGTGGTTGCAGGCATTATCTTCTTCCTTAGAAGGAAGGGAATAATCA GTTCGGGATGTAACGATGGATCCCCAGCAAACAGCACTGTTCATGTGCCGCTTGCAG CTCCTGCTACAGTGTCTGCTGCAGTGTCTGCTACAC aggGACACAGCGATACTGGATCAGACAGTAAAGGTGCTAAAGATTCTGACAGCACAAGAGactctg GAAAAGGCAGTGGTAGTGGATCATCAGACAGCAGCCAGGAGAATATTGatgagacatccaaaatgataTAA
- the rnf5 gene encoding E3 ubiquitin-protein ligase RNF5, producing the protein MEAADPRSSSDGAPASRGGFPGGESSSDRDGGRAGGSGGEGERERASFECNICLDTARDAVISLCGHLFCWPCLHQWLETRPSRQQCPVCKAGISRDKVIPLYGRGSTSQEDPRLKTPPRPQGQRTEPESRGFQGFGDTGFHMSFGIGAFPFGFFTTIFNTNDPFHRPDPHYAADHQGNGNGNNGNNWQDSLFLFLAIFFFFWMLSV; encoded by the exons ATGGAGGCCGCGGATCCTCGGTCCTCGAGTGACGGCGCGCCGGCTAGCAGAGGAGGATTCCCGGGTGGAGAGAGCAGCAGTGACCGGGACGGCGGGCGGGCCGGAGGCAGCGGCGGAGAGGGCGAGCGGGAGCGGGCTAGCTTCGAGTGTAATATCTGCCTGGACACCGCCAGGGACGCCGTGATCAGTCTGTGCGGACACCTGTTCTG CTGGCCATGTCTCCATCAG TGGTTGGAGACGAGGCCAAGTAGGCAGCAGTGCCCCGTGTGCAAAGCAGGAATCAGCAGAGATAAAGTCATTCCTCTGTACGGCCGCGGCAGCACCAGCCAGGAGGACCCCAG attaAAAACTCCACCTCGACCTCAAGGACAGCGAACCGAGCCGGAGAGCAGAGGG tttcagGGTTTCGGCGATACCGGGTTCCACATGTCTTTCGGTATCGGCGCTTTTCCTTTCGGCTTCTTCACCACAATATTCAACACCAACGACCCGTTCCACAGACCAG aTCCTCACTACGCTGCAGATCACCAAGGCAACGGGAACGGTAACAACGGCAACAACTGGCAGGACTcgctcttcctcttcctcgccatcttcttcttcttctggatgctgagtgtgtga
- the LOC108274837 gene encoding uncharacterized protein LOC108274837 isoform X1 has product MSRVMKVLAVVCVLLMVGLPALGGEHSLFYIYTALSKPLNLPGIYEFIAMGMLNDQVIDYYDSETQAKVPKQDWMREKMPQHYWEKGTQSRKSKEQWFKVNMDILMGRMGHNKSDLHVLQWRHGCVVDEDTDGNIKFVSGVDEYSYDGTEFLSFDEENSRWIAPVPAAVPTKRKWDDVPILNQYTKAYLEKECVDWLTKFMEYGKETLRNKSLPGVHVFVKKTLTSSSKLTLTCLVTDFYPRGVEVRVRKFQQSLPEHLVTSSGIRPNGDGTYQLRKSVEIMEDEQAQYDCFVTHSSINESIVMKLGEHSLFYIYTALSKPLNLPGIYEFIAMGMLNDQVIDYYDSETQAKVPKQDWMREKMPQHYWEKGTQSRKSKEQWFKVNMDILMERMGHNNSDLHVLQWRHGCVVDEDTDGNIKFVSGVDEYSYDGTEFLSFDEKNSRWIAPVPAAEPTKRKWDDVPILNLYTKGYLEKECVDWLKKFMEYGKETLRNKSLPGVHVFVKKTLTSSSKLTLTCLVTDFYPRGVEVRVRKFQKSLPEHLVTSSGIRPNGDGTYQLRKSVEIMEDEQAQYDCFVTHSSISESIVMKLDTRLKPEDLRAVIL; this is encoded by the exons GTGAGCACTCTCTGTTTTACATCTACACGGCCCTCTCTAAACCTCTCAATCTGCCTGGGATCTATGAGTTCATTGCTATGGGAATGCTCAATGATCAAGTTATCGACTACTATGACAGCGAGACTCAGGCTAAGGTTCCTAAACAGGACTGGATGAGAGAGAAGATGCCACAGCATTACTGGGAGAAAGGCACTCAGTCCCGCAAGAGCAAAGAGCAATGGTTTAAGGTCAACATGGACATCCTGATGGGACGTATGGGACACAATAAATCTG ACCTTCATGTTCTTCAATGGAGACATGGCTGTGTGGTTGATGAAGACACAGATGGGAATATTAAATTTGTGAGTGGAGTTGATGAGTACAGCTACGATGGCACTGAGTTCCTCTCCTTCGATGAGGAAAACTCGAGGTGGATTGCTCCAGTCCCAGCTGCTGTGCCGACCAAAAGGAAATGGGATGATGTGCCCATCCTTAACCAGTACACCAAGGCCTATCTGGAGAAAGAGTGTGTGGACTGGCTCACCAAGTTCATGGAGTATGGAAAAGAAACATTGAGAAATAAGT CTCTACCAGGTGTGCATGTATTTGTGAAGAAAACATTGACTAGCTCCAGCAAGTTGACCCTGACCTGCCTGGTCACAGACTTCTACCCTCGAGGTGTCGAGGTGCGAGTGAGGAAGTTCCAACAGTCCCTACCTGAACATCTGGTAACTTCCTCAGGAATAAGACCCAATGGTGACGGCACCTACCAGCTGAGGAAGAGTGTGGAGATCATGGAGGATGAACAAGCACAGTACGATTGCTTTGTGACCCACAGCTCCATCAATGAATCAATAGTTATGAAATTGG GTGAGCACTCTCTGTTTTACATCTACACGGCCCTCTCTAAACCTCTCAATCTGCCTGGGATCTATGAGTTCATTGCTATGGGAATGCTCAATGATCAAGTTATCGACTACTATGACAGCGAGACTCAGGCTAAGGTTCCTAAACAGGACTGGATGAGAGAGAAGATGCCACAGCATTACTGGGAGAAAGGCACTCAGTCCCGCAAGAGCAAAGAGCAGTGGTTTAAGGTCAACATGGACATCCTGATGGAACGTATGGGACACAATAATTCTG ACCTTCATGTTCTTCAATGGAGACATGGCTGTGTGGTTGATGAAGACACAGATGGGAATATTAAATTTGTGAGTGGAGTTGATGAGTACAGCTACGATGGCACTGAGTTCCTCTCCTTCGATGAGAAAAACTCGAGGTGGATTGCTCCAGTCCCAGCTGCTGAGCCGACCAAAAGGAAATGGGATGATGTTCCCATCCTTAACCTGTACACCAAGGGCTATCTGGAGAAAGAGTGTGTGGACTGGCTCAAAAAGTTCATGGAGTATGGAAAAGAAACATTGAGAAATAAGT CTCTACCAGGTGTGCATGTATTTGTGAAGAAAACATTGACTAGCTCCAGCAAGTTGACCCTGACCTGCCTGGTCACAGACTTCTACCCTCGAGGTGTCGAGGTGCGAGTGAGGAAGTTCCAAAAGTCCCTACCTGAACATCTGGTAACTTCCTCAGGAATAAGACCCAATGGTGACGGCACCTACCAGCTGAGGAAGAGTGTGGAGATCATGGAGGATGAACAAGCACAGTACGATTGCTTTGTGACCCACAGCTCCATCAGTGAATCAATAGTTATGAAATTGG ATACACGTCTAAAACCTGAGGATCTGAGAGCTGTTATTTTGTGA